Proteins from a genomic interval of Corynebacterium deserti GIMN1.010:
- the rpsC gene encoding 30S ribosomal protein S3, whose translation MGQKIHPHGLRLGITSDWKSHWYADKSYADYVAEDIKIREFLSKGLDRAGIADVVIERTRDRVRVDIHTARPGIVIGRRGAEADRIRRELEKLTGKQVALNILEVKNVDANAQLVAQSIAEQLTNRVAFRRAMRKAIQSAMRQPQVKGIKVVCSGRLGGAEMSRTERYHEGRVPLHTLRAEIDYGTYEAHTTFGRIGVKVWIYKGDVVGGRRESEINAPAERRGRGDRNARPRRGGQRRQRAEQKQEG comes from the coding sequence GTGGGCCAGAAGATCCATCCACACGGCCTCCGATTGGGCATCACTTCCGACTGGAAGTCCCATTGGTACGCCGACAAGTCTTACGCTGACTACGTCGCAGAAGACATCAAGATTCGCGAATTCCTGTCCAAGGGCCTCGACCGCGCCGGCATCGCCGACGTTGTTATCGAGCGCACCCGCGACCGCGTTCGCGTAGATATCCACACCGCTCGCCCAGGCATCGTCATTGGTCGTCGTGGCGCTGAGGCTGACCGTATCCGCCGTGAGCTCGAGAAGCTCACCGGCAAGCAGGTTGCCCTCAACATCCTCGAGGTCAAGAACGTCGATGCTAACGCTCAGCTGGTGGCACAGTCCATCGCAGAGCAGCTGACCAACCGCGTGGCATTCCGCCGCGCAATGCGCAAGGCTATCCAGTCTGCAATGCGTCAGCCACAGGTTAAGGGCATCAAGGTCGTGTGCTCCGGTCGTCTTGGCGGTGCCGAGATGTCCCGCACCGAGCGCTACCACGAGGGACGCGTTCCACTGCACACCCTTCGCGCTGAAATCGATTACGGCACCTACGAGGCTCACACCACCTTCGGACGCATCGGCGTCAAGGTGTGGATCTACAAGGGTGACGTCGTTGGTGGACGTCGCGAGAGCGAGATCAATGCACCCGCAGAGCGTCGCGGTCGCGGCGACCGCAACGCGCGTCCGCGTCGTGGTGGCCAGCGTCGTCAGCGTGCTGAGCAGAAGCAGGAGGGCTAA
- a CDS encoding DUF6457 domain-containing protein: MSAHHKDDPEKMQKMYQWLEKVCAELDVDPEIVHNVVPHLLALTSDVAHGPSRPAAPMTMFLLGLAAARGDTDGTSNVEHWTESTLINATHLQSVIAETYPEAN; this comes from the coding sequence GTGTCGGCACATCACAAAGATGACCCGGAAAAAATGCAGAAAATGTATCAGTGGCTGGAGAAGGTCTGCGCTGAACTAGATGTTGATCCCGAGATCGTGCACAACGTTGTGCCTCATCTGTTGGCTCTCACCAGCGATGTTGCCCACGGCCCATCGAGGCCCGCTGCTCCCATGACCATGTTTCTTCTCGGCCTTGCCGCAGCACGTGGCGACACCGACGGTACCAGCAATGTGGAGCACTGGACTGAATCCACGTTGATCAACGCCACGCACCTTCAAAGTGTCATCGCCGAAACCTACCCGGAGGCTAATTAA
- the rplE gene encoding 50S ribosomal protein L5, whose product MTENYTPRLKSRYQDEIRTKLQAEFEFENVMQIPGVTKIVVNMGVGDAARDSKLINGAIEDLTAITGQKPQLRRAKKSIANFKLREGMPIGAKVTLRGDRMWEFLDRLLTVALPRIRDFRGLSDQQFDGHGNYTFGLTEQTMFYEIDVDKVDRPRGMDITVVTTAVNDDEGRTLLRELGFPFKGEDGNRQQ is encoded by the coding sequence ATGACTGAGAACTACACCCCTCGTCTGAAGAGCCGTTACCAGGACGAAATCCGCACCAAGCTGCAGGCTGAGTTCGAGTTCGAGAACGTTATGCAGATCCCAGGCGTCACCAAGATTGTCGTCAACATGGGTGTCGGCGACGCAGCTCGTGACTCCAAGCTCATCAACGGTGCTATCGAGGACCTCACCGCAATCACCGGCCAGAAGCCACAGCTTCGCCGTGCAAAGAAGTCCATCGCTAACTTCAAGCTCCGTGAAGGCATGCCAATCGGCGCAAAGGTTACCCTGCGCGGCGACCGCATGTGGGAGTTCCTGGACCGTCTGCTGACCGTGGCTCTGCCACGTATCCGCGACTTCCGTGGACTTTCCGACCAGCAGTTCGACGGCCACGGTAACTACACCTTCGGCCTCACCGAGCAGACCATGTTCTACGAAATCGACGTCGACAAGGTCGACCGTCCTCGTGGTATGGACATCACCGTTGTCACCACCGCTGTCAACGATGACGAAGGTCGCACCCTGCTCCGCGAGCTCGGCTTCCCATTCAAGGGCGAAGACGGCAACCGCCAGCAGTAG
- a CDS encoding FdhF/YdeP family oxidoreductase, with the protein MTTPPFEISNVNPTANEFDDPDVGRRITSAAGVPGVLHAMQHAIPNRALLPLITMNKPGGIDCPGCAWPEPSTSNLGVVEFCENGAKAVAEETTPVRAGRDFWAEHSIFDLREKTDHWLGKRGRITEPMLYDRSSGDHHYRPISWDRAFELIADKLHHIEPDEAVFYTSGRAPNEPAYMLQLLARRLGTNNLPDCGNMCHESTGSALGETLGLGKGSVVMEDFYNTDLLISVGQNPGTNHPRALTAFKQLKDNGGKILALNPMPETGLMKFREPQSVKGALNISEKLADKYLQIRLDGDRAFFQALNKELIRRNALDHAFLEKFCSGFDETIAHLKSLDDATLLRGCGLKASDIQAAADMVEESDTVVVSWTLGVTQHKNAVYTIREMVNFLLLTGNIGKPGAGTAPLRGHSNVQGDRTMGIWEKMPEKFLSALEQEFGFAVPRKHGYDTVDSLRAMRDGKTKFFLSLGGNLVRVSSDTSVVEKGMESNELTVHLSTKPNGSHAWPGDKSLILPVIARTDKDVQKSGVQTVTVEDSAGAVHGSTGKRTANRDLNLRSECDIIGTIGKTTFGDDFWQPMIDDYSVIRDHIEATIPGFHDFNRRIQNPGGFLLPNGPRERIFNTSDGKAHLTVNETNVIELEPGYLLMNTVRSHDQYNSTIYGLDDRYRGVRNGRRVVFVNPTDCAERGLQDGDIVDIVSVFSDGERRAPNFRVVEYDTAKDCVTTYFPEANVLVPLDSVAERSNTPTSKSVIVRLEKVGTTNKTAQ; encoded by the coding sequence ATGACAACCCCTCCCTTTGAGATTTCGAACGTAAATCCCACAGCGAACGAGTTTGATGATCCGGATGTGGGACGTCGCATTACTTCTGCGGCCGGGGTACCTGGCGTGTTGCACGCAATGCAGCACGCCATCCCAAATCGGGCATTGCTGCCGCTTATTACGATGAATAAGCCGGGCGGCATTGACTGCCCCGGTTGTGCGTGGCCGGAGCCTTCGACAAGCAATTTGGGTGTTGTCGAGTTCTGCGAGAACGGCGCCAAGGCCGTGGCCGAGGAAACCACGCCTGTGCGCGCTGGACGTGATTTTTGGGCTGAGCATTCTATTTTTGATCTGCGGGAGAAAACTGATCACTGGCTGGGCAAACGCGGCCGCATCACCGAGCCTATGCTTTATGATCGTTCTTCCGGCGACCACCACTATCGCCCGATTTCGTGGGATCGCGCATTTGAGCTTATTGCCGATAAACTCCACCACATCGAGCCTGATGAGGCGGTGTTTTATACCTCTGGCCGTGCACCGAATGAGCCAGCCTATATGCTCCAGCTGCTCGCGCGTCGCCTGGGTACCAACAACCTTCCAGACTGCGGCAATATGTGCCATGAATCCACCGGTTCCGCGCTGGGTGAAACGCTGGGCCTTGGCAAGGGATCCGTGGTCATGGAGGATTTCTATAACACTGACCTGCTAATTTCCGTGGGCCAAAACCCAGGCACCAACCACCCTCGGGCGTTGACTGCGTTTAAGCAGCTTAAAGACAACGGCGGTAAAATCCTCGCACTAAATCCCATGCCGGAAACCGGGTTGATGAAATTCCGCGAACCTCAGTCAGTTAAAGGTGCACTAAATATTTCAGAGAAACTCGCCGACAAGTACCTCCAGATTCGTCTCGACGGCGACCGCGCATTCTTCCAAGCACTCAACAAGGAACTTATCCGAAGGAACGCCCTTGACCATGCTTTCCTGGAGAAATTCTGTTCCGGCTTTGACGAGACCATCGCGCATCTCAAATCCCTGGATGATGCCACTCTTCTTCGAGGCTGTGGCCTGAAAGCTTCAGATATTCAGGCAGCTGCAGACATGGTAGAAGAGTCCGACACCGTGGTTGTTTCCTGGACTCTTGGCGTCACCCAACATAAAAACGCTGTGTACACCATTCGGGAGATGGTGAACTTTTTGTTGCTGACGGGAAACATCGGCAAGCCGGGCGCAGGCACTGCCCCGCTGCGTGGACACTCCAATGTTCAAGGCGATCGCACGATGGGTATCTGGGAGAAAATGCCAGAGAAGTTCCTTTCCGCATTGGAGCAAGAGTTCGGCTTTGCTGTGCCACGCAAACATGGCTACGACACCGTGGATTCCTTGCGGGCCATGCGCGATGGCAAGACGAAGTTCTTCCTCTCATTGGGCGGCAACCTGGTGCGCGTATCGTCCGATACCTCTGTGGTGGAAAAGGGTATGGAGTCCAATGAGCTCACCGTCCATTTGTCCACCAAACCCAATGGTTCTCATGCGTGGCCTGGTGATAAGTCATTGATTCTGCCGGTCATCGCACGCACCGATAAGGATGTACAAAAATCTGGCGTCCAGACCGTCACGGTGGAAGATTCCGCTGGTGCCGTGCATGGATCAACGGGCAAGCGTACCGCCAATAGAGACCTCAACCTACGTTCAGAATGCGACATCATTGGCACAATCGGGAAAACTACGTTTGGTGATGACTTCTGGCAGCCGATGATCGATGATTACTCTGTCATCCGCGACCACATCGAGGCCACCATTCCAGGCTTTCACGACTTTAATCGCCGTATCCAGAACCCCGGCGGATTCCTTTTACCTAATGGGCCTCGCGAGCGCATCTTCAACACCTCGGATGGCAAAGCTCACCTCACGGTTAATGAAACAAATGTCATCGAGCTTGAACCTGGCTATTTGTTGATGAACACTGTGCGTTCCCACGATCAGTACAACTCCACCATCTATGGTTTGGATGACCGCTACCGCGGTGTCCGCAACGGCCGCCGCGTGGTGTTTGTCAATCCCACCGATTGCGCCGAGCGTGGACTTCAAGACGGTGACATCGTGGATATTGTTTCAGTGTTTAGCGACGGCGAACGGCGCGCACCCAACTTCCGGGTGGTGGAATATGACACTGCGAAGGACTGCGTGACTACGTACTTCCCCGAAGCCAATGTGTTGGTTCCACTGGATTCTGTAGCAGAGAGATCCAACACTCCCACTTCAAAGTCGGTGATTGTGCGGCTGGAAAAGGTCGGCACGACAAATAAAACGGCTCAATAA
- a CDS encoding FAD-dependent oxidoreductase yields the protein MRIVIVGGVAGGMSCAARARRLDESAEIIVLERGAYVSFANCGLPYYVGGEITDRDALLVQTPEKLAESLNLDVRPLHEVTALDSQAREVTVQTPRGEETLSYDALVLSPGATAFRPSIPGLDSPRVHTLRTVEDAVALRDIVEKGATRAVVLGAGFIGIEAAEALHNQGLQTSIVELASHVLPPLDDEPAWTVTQELRRLGIELHTGVVAETIIPGDTHDTVKLSDGIQLAADLIILAVGVRPETQIFEDAGVNTERGAILVDAHGRTNLPGVWAVGDATASVDSITGIKRPVALAGPANRAGRLVADAILRPETARALPQPLATAIVRVGKVTAAMTGANRAALEGAGIRFTTLHLHPNQHAGYFPGATQVHLTVHINTEDGRILGTQAVGEEGVDKRVDVLATAIRAGLTIDELIDLDLSYSPPYGQAKDAVNLAGMVGANVMDGTLKLWDARDLEETMNDALIVDVRTEVEVHSGMLSGALHIPHTELRGRLDEVTATADGRPVRVMCASGVRSAIAHRVLAQAGFDSASLSGGMLTLRAVLGDRAQDILVIPS from the coding sequence ATGAGGATCGTTATCGTTGGTGGCGTTGCAGGTGGAATGAGTTGTGCGGCGCGCGCTCGGCGCCTGGATGAATCGGCAGAAATCATTGTGCTGGAGCGTGGTGCATACGTTTCTTTCGCCAATTGTGGTTTGCCGTATTACGTCGGCGGGGAGATTACTGACAGGGACGCGCTGCTGGTCCAGACCCCAGAGAAGCTTGCGGAGTCATTGAATCTGGATGTTCGGCCCCTGCATGAAGTAACGGCGTTGGACTCGCAGGCGCGCGAGGTTACGGTTCAGACTCCGCGCGGTGAAGAAACGCTAAGCTATGACGCTTTGGTGCTCTCACCAGGAGCGACTGCGTTCCGGCCATCAATCCCTGGGCTTGATTCGCCTCGGGTGCACACGCTGCGAACCGTGGAGGATGCTGTTGCTCTGCGCGACATCGTGGAGAAAGGAGCCACACGCGCCGTTGTTCTAGGCGCTGGTTTTATCGGAATTGAGGCAGCTGAAGCGTTGCACAACCAGGGACTGCAGACCAGCATTGTGGAGCTCGCCTCACACGTGCTCCCACCGCTGGATGATGAGCCGGCGTGGACTGTGACCCAGGAACTGCGCCGACTTGGCATTGAACTGCACACTGGCGTCGTCGCTGAAACAATTATACCGGGCGATACCCATGACACGGTTAAGCTCAGCGACGGTATTCAATTGGCCGCAGATCTGATTATCCTGGCGGTTGGGGTACGCCCTGAAACTCAAATCTTCGAAGACGCAGGTGTCAACACCGAGCGGGGAGCGATCCTTGTTGACGCCCATGGCCGCACCAATCTTCCGGGCGTGTGGGCGGTGGGCGATGCAACAGCCAGTGTGGATTCCATCACTGGGATCAAGCGCCCTGTTGCGCTGGCGGGACCTGCCAACCGTGCCGGACGCCTGGTTGCTGATGCGATTTTGCGCCCAGAGACCGCCCGTGCACTGCCACAGCCGTTGGCAACCGCGATCGTGCGCGTCGGGAAAGTCACCGCAGCGATGACCGGCGCGAACCGCGCCGCGCTTGAGGGGGCAGGCATTCGCTTTACGACGCTTCATCTCCACCCCAATCAGCACGCCGGATACTTCCCTGGCGCAACCCAGGTACACCTCACAGTTCATATCAACACAGAAGATGGGCGAATCCTTGGGACGCAAGCGGTGGGCGAGGAGGGCGTCGATAAGCGCGTTGATGTGTTAGCAACCGCGATCCGGGCCGGACTGACCATCGATGAGCTCATCGATCTTGATTTGTCCTATTCTCCGCCATATGGCCAGGCGAAAGATGCCGTCAACCTTGCCGGAATGGTGGGGGCGAATGTCATGGACGGCACGCTCAAGCTGTGGGACGCCCGCGATCTTGAGGAAACCATGAACGACGCGTTGATTGTTGATGTGCGCACAGAGGTGGAAGTGCACAGCGGAATGCTGTCCGGGGCACTACATATCCCACATACCGAATTGCGTGGACGTCTCGACGAAGTGACTGCCACGGCTGACGGTCGCCCAGTTCGGGTGATGTGTGCTTCAGGAGTCAGGTCTGCCATCGCACACCGAGTGCTGGCGCAGGCTGGGTTCGACTCTGCCTCGCTATCCGGCGGCATGTTGACGCTTCGTGCAGTACTTGGCGATCGTGCACAAGACATCCTCGTTATACCTTCGTAG
- the rplN gene encoding 50S ribosomal protein L14 yields MIQQESRLKVADNTGAREILCIRVLGGSTRRFAGIGDVIVATVKEATPGGNVKSGEIVKAVIVRTKKETRRADGSYISFDENAAVIIKNDNEPRGTRIFGPVARELREKKFMKIVSLAPEVI; encoded by the coding sequence GTGATTCAGCAGGAATCGCGTCTGAAGGTCGCCGACAACACTGGTGCACGTGAAATCCTGTGCATCCGCGTTCTCGGTGGATCCACCCGACGTTTTGCTGGCATTGGTGACGTTATCGTCGCCACTGTCAAGGAAGCAACCCCAGGCGGCAACGTAAAGTCCGGCGAGATCGTCAAGGCTGTTATCGTTCGCACCAAGAAGGAAACCCGTCGTGCAGACGGTTCTTACATTTCCTTCGATGAGAACGCTGCCGTCATCATCAAGAACGACAACGAGCCACGTGGCACCCGTATCTTCGGACCAGTTGCTCGTGAGCTTCGTGAGAAGAAGTTCATGAAGATCGTTTCTCTTGCACCGGAGGTGATTTAA
- a CDS encoding aldo/keto reductase — protein sequence MTLSLPPIGFGTVHLDGAPGVDAIKAAIDAGYRLIDTAYNYENEGAVGKAVRESGVPREDLIVTSKLPGRFHARDLGRVRIEESLYRLGLDYIDLLLIHWPNPSKDLYVEAWETLIEVRDAGLVKHIGVSNFLPNHIDRLQRETGELPAVNQIELHPYFPQVDQVNFHEELGIITEAWSPLSNGRGLVEEPLLKEIGQRYGVGGGEVALAWHHARGIVPIPRSTNPQRQRSNLEAVTITLNDEEIQAITALGKRDGRIKDQDPAVYEEF from the coding sequence ATGACACTTTCACTTCCACCGATTGGTTTTGGCACGGTGCATCTTGATGGTGCGCCTGGCGTGGATGCCATCAAGGCAGCTATTGATGCAGGTTATCGCCTGATTGACACCGCGTACAACTATGAAAATGAGGGCGCTGTTGGGAAGGCGGTGCGTGAGTCGGGTGTGCCGCGTGAGGATTTGATCGTCACCAGCAAGTTGCCTGGCCGTTTCCACGCGCGTGATCTTGGGCGTGTGCGCATTGAGGAAAGTCTGTACCGCTTGGGGCTGGATTACATCGATCTGCTGCTCATTCACTGGCCGAACCCCAGCAAGGACCTTTACGTAGAGGCCTGGGAGACGCTCATTGAGGTTCGTGATGCAGGCCTGGTCAAGCACATTGGTGTGTCCAACTTTTTGCCTAATCACATTGATCGTTTGCAGCGGGAGACCGGTGAGCTGCCTGCGGTGAACCAGATTGAGTTGCACCCTTATTTCCCGCAGGTTGATCAGGTCAATTTCCACGAAGAGCTCGGCATCATTACTGAGGCGTGGAGTCCGCTGAGCAACGGCCGCGGCCTCGTCGAGGAGCCTTTGCTGAAGGAGATCGGCCAGCGCTACGGCGTCGGTGGCGGCGAGGTTGCGTTGGCCTGGCATCATGCGCGCGGAATCGTGCCGATTCCACGGTCCACCAATCCGCAGCGTCAGCGCAGTAACTTGGAGGCGGTCACGATAACGCTTAACGACGAAGAGATTCAGGCGATTACTGCCCTTGGAAAAAGGGATGGTCGTATTAAGGACCAGGATCCAGCAGTGTACGAAGAGTTCTAG
- the rpsQ gene encoding 30S ribosomal protein S17 produces the protein MSEANVDNQEKSIRKVRTGYVVSDKMQKTIVVELEDRKQHALYGKIMRSAKKVKAHDEDQIAGIGDLVRIEETRPLSKDKHFRLVEIIEKAK, from the coding sequence ATGAGTGAGGCAAACGTGGACAACCAGGAAAAGAGCATCCGTAAGGTTCGCACCGGCTACGTGGTTTCTGACAAGATGCAGAAGACCATTGTCGTCGAGCTTGAGGACCGTAAGCAGCACGCTCTCTACGGCAAGATCATGCGCTCCGCCAAGAAGGTAAAGGCACATGACGAGGACCAGATCGCCGGCATCGGTGACTTGGTTCGTATCGAAGAGACCCGCCCGCTGTCCAAGGACAAGCACTTCCGCCTCGTCGAGATCATCGAGAAGGCTAAGTAA
- the rpmC gene encoding 50S ribosomal protein L29, with translation MAIGTPAHEFRELNEEELVTRLNEAKEELFNLRFQLATGQLTNNRRLRTVKRDIARIYTVIRERELGLSVVPGAEA, from the coding sequence ATGGCTATCGGTACCCCAGCACACGAGTTCCGTGAGCTCAACGAAGAAGAACTGGTCACCCGCCTCAACGAGGCTAAGGAAGAACTGTTCAACCTTCGCTTCCAGCTTGCCACCGGCCAGCTGACCAACAACCGCCGCCTGCGCACCGTCAAGCGCGACATCGCCCGCATCTACACCGTTATTCGCGAGCGTGAGCTGGGCTTGTCTGTGGTTCCGGGAGCTGAGGCTTAA
- the rplV gene encoding 50S ribosomal protein L22, whose translation MSDNITSARATARFVRVSPMKARRVIDLVRGKTVSEALSILKYAPQAASEPVAKVVASAAANAENNFGLDPRTLVISEAYANEGPTMKRFQPRAQGRAFQIRKRSSHITVVVESQKEGAN comes from the coding sequence ATGAGTGACAACATCACCTCCGCACGTGCGACCGCTCGTTTCGTCCGCGTCAGCCCAATGAAGGCTCGTCGCGTCATCGATCTCGTTCGCGGCAAGACCGTGTCCGAGGCACTGTCTATCCTGAAGTACGCGCCACAGGCAGCATCTGAGCCTGTTGCAAAGGTTGTTGCATCCGCAGCAGCAAACGCTGAGAACAACTTCGGCCTGGATCCACGCACCCTGGTTATCTCCGAGGCATACGCCAACGAAGGTCCAACCATGAAGCGCTTCCAGCCACGTGCTCAGGGACGTGCTTTCCAGATCCGTAAGCGCAGCAGCCACATCACCGTGGTTGTTGAGAGCCAGAAGGAAGGAGCCAACTAG
- a CDS encoding YbbN family protein, producing MPAVEITEDNLTLFVSENTTAVLDLWGSWCEPSQGAKTQADITVVKGYPQARHTRAAQREEATR from the coding sequence ATGCCAGCTGTTGAAATTACAGAAGACAACCTGACGCTGTTCGTTTCAGAAAACACCACCGCGGTGCTGGATCTCTGGGGATCATGGTGCGAGCCCTCCCAGGGTGCTAAGACTCAAGCCGATATCACCGTCGTCAAGGGATATCCGCAAGCGCGACATACGCGTGCTGCGCAACGCGAGGAGGCAACGAGATGA
- the fdhD gene encoding formate dehydrogenase accessory sulfurtransferase FdhD translates to MGRITQNLQVPRVVSTETEIFVNTRPDTVAVEEPLEIRVNGTNLSTTMRTPGHDVELIHGLLLSEGLITSAEEVTTARYCAGAVGPDSQNTYNVMDIDVVPTEPLRDLNLVSVQRNLLTSSACGVCGTSSIEQLMHKKGWLIKEINPDPRVIVELPENLKKHQKLFDKTGGVHAAGLATIDGEMLVVREDVGRHNAADKVIGNQLLEGNLPLDNTFLVMSSRASFELVQKAAMAGISGVIAVGAATSLAIEAAQDAGIFLAGFVRGNKFNLYAGELAGVNA, encoded by the coding sequence ATGGGTCGCATCACCCAAAATCTGCAAGTTCCCCGCGTTGTCTCCACGGAGACGGAGATCTTTGTCAACACCCGACCAGACACCGTTGCGGTGGAGGAACCCTTAGAGATTCGGGTCAATGGCACTAATCTGTCCACCACGATGCGCACGCCTGGCCATGATGTTGAGCTCATCCACGGGCTGCTGCTTTCTGAAGGGTTGATCACCAGCGCAGAGGAAGTTACCACTGCCCGCTACTGTGCAGGTGCCGTGGGACCTGACAGCCAAAACACCTACAACGTTATGGACATTGATGTTGTCCCGACTGAGCCACTGCGTGACCTCAACTTGGTGTCGGTGCAACGTAATCTGCTGACCAGCTCTGCCTGTGGTGTGTGTGGAACCTCCTCCATCGAGCAGCTGATGCACAAAAAGGGCTGGCTAATTAAGGAAATTAATCCAGATCCACGTGTCATCGTCGAGCTTCCCGAGAATCTTAAGAAACACCAGAAGCTCTTTGATAAAACCGGCGGAGTGCACGCTGCGGGACTTGCCACGATTGATGGCGAGATGTTGGTGGTTCGAGAAGACGTCGGCCGACACAATGCGGCGGATAAGGTCATTGGCAATCAGCTGCTGGAAGGCAATTTGCCTCTAGACAACACCTTTTTGGTAATGAGCTCACGTGCGTCTTTTGAGTTGGTGCAAAAGGCCGCGATGGCAGGAATTTCTGGTGTAATCGCGGTGGGTGCCGCAACGTCGCTGGCCATCGAGGCAGCGCAGGACGCTGGCATCTTCCTCGCGGGCTTTGTCCGCGGTAATAAATTCAACCTGTACGCAGGTGAGTTGGCCGGGGTAAACGCTTAA
- the rplX gene encoding 50S ribosomal protein L24 — MKVHKGDMVLVISGPDKGAKGQVIAAFPKTEKVLVEGVNRIKKHVANSAPERGAESGGIVTQEAPIHVSNVMVIDSDGNPTRVGYRVDENGKKVRVSRRNGKDI, encoded by the coding sequence ATGAAGGTCCACAAGGGCGATATGGTTCTGGTCATCTCAGGTCCAGACAAGGGTGCTAAGGGACAGGTCATCGCGGCTTTCCCTAAGACCGAAAAGGTTCTCGTCGAAGGCGTTAACCGCATCAAGAAGCACGTAGCTAACTCAGCACCAGAGCGTGGCGCAGAGTCCGGCGGAATCGTGACCCAGGAAGCTCCGATCCATGTCTCCAACGTCATGGTCATCGATTCCGACGGAAACCCAACCCGTGTTGGTTACCGTGTGGATGAGAACGGCAAGAAGGTTCGCGTTTCTCGTCGCAATGGGAAGGACATCTAA
- a CDS encoding LppP/LprE family lipoprotein — MITFRRLRAGITGLVGSVLLVGGISGCVSTTKESTDTTAPPMTETITVTATTPPAPPATESETTSVETTRTVGAAPQHCNLDPRTSSFGPYLAQSRAPIGELGDTPASVVPVDDWFYHFQLGENGYDSCAELSYIVLNGSNGDADRSAGTGASIADVVVLFHNGEMITAPAPFEMAAVESVSRMSDSEIEVRYGHRGGATAEGITEHYTFRFLIENGGLTGRGDLPPYIDDHLRLLL; from the coding sequence ATGATTACTTTTCGACGGCTCCGTGCCGGTATTACCGGCCTTGTCGGCAGCGTACTGCTTGTCGGGGGTATCTCTGGATGTGTGTCCACCACCAAGGAATCAACTGACACCACCGCCCCGCCCATGACAGAGACAATCACGGTAACGGCGACCACTCCCCCGGCCCCTCCCGCCACAGAATCGGAGACAACATCCGTAGAGACCACCAGAACTGTGGGCGCTGCTCCCCAACACTGCAATCTGGATCCGCGCACATCTTCTTTTGGCCCCTACTTGGCACAGTCTCGCGCACCAATTGGTGAGCTCGGCGATACCCCAGCCTCGGTCGTTCCCGTTGATGACTGGTTCTACCACTTCCAATTGGGTGAAAACGGATACGATTCCTGCGCGGAATTAAGTTACATCGTACTCAATGGCTCCAATGGTGACGCTGATCGATCTGCTGGAACCGGCGCATCCATCGCTGATGTTGTAGTGCTCTTCCACAATGGTGAAATGATCACCGCACCCGCCCCCTTCGAGATGGCCGCGGTGGAGTCTGTTTCCAGAATGTCAGACTCGGAAATTGAAGTGCGCTATGGCCATCGAGGCGGCGCTACCGCGGAAGGAATCACCGAGCACTACACTTTCCGGTTCCTCATCGAAAACGGTGGACTAACCGGCCGGGGTGATCTCCCGCCCTACATCGATGACCATTTGCGCCTTCTTCTCTAA
- the rplP gene encoding 50S ribosomal protein L16: MLIPKRVKYRRQHRPTRSGISKGGNRVTFGDYGIQALEPAYITNRQIESARIAINRHVKRGGKVWINIFPDRPLTQKPLGVRMGSGKGPVEKWVANVKPGRILFEMSYPDEATALEALRRAGQKLPCKVRIVKKEDQL; the protein is encoded by the coding sequence ATGCTTATTCCTAAGCGCGTTAAGTACCGTCGCCAGCACCGTCCTACCCGTAGCGGTATTTCAAAGGGCGGCAACCGCGTCACCTTCGGTGATTACGGCATCCAGGCTCTCGAGCCTGCCTACATCACCAACCGTCAGATCGAATCTGCACGTATTGCCATCAACCGCCACGTCAAGCGTGGTGGCAAGGTTTGGATCAACATCTTCCCAGATCGCCCTCTGACCCAGAAGCCACTCGGCGTTCGTATGGGTTCCGGTAAGGGTCCTGTGGAGAAGTGGGTTGCAAACGTGAAGCCGGGCCGTATCCTCTTCGAGATGAGCTACCCGGACGAAGCTACCGCACTCGAAGCACTGCGCCGCGCTGGCCAGAAGCTTCCTTGCAAGGTCCGTATCGTCAAGAAGGAGGATCAGCTCTAA